One window of the Gemmatimonadaceae bacterium genome contains the following:
- the thiE gene encoding thiamine phosphate synthase codes for MMDPRIVRLIAITDNVRDGQNGLITRAAAAVRGGATCIQLRLKDVAPRDLVGLARELVKSVGAPVIINDRADVAIAAGAAGVHLGADDVPVRAVRAFAPPGFIVGASVGCDKEVPNAVGADYVGIGPVFGTGSKSDAGKTIGVEEFARLAALVGLPAVAIGGVDAANARLVMDAGAAGVAAIAAVFGVSDPMLAAQELITVIGGCDTEIGG; via the coding sequence ATGATGGATCCGCGCATCGTTCGCCTGATTGCGATCACCGACAACGTTCGCGATGGACAGAACGGCCTCATCACGCGCGCCGCTGCCGCAGTGCGCGGCGGAGCAACATGCATTCAGCTCCGTCTCAAGGATGTCGCACCCCGTGATCTCGTCGGCCTCGCGCGCGAACTGGTGAAGTCCGTGGGCGCGCCGGTAATCATCAACGACCGCGCCGACGTCGCGATCGCCGCCGGGGCAGCCGGTGTGCACCTCGGCGCCGACGATGTTCCCGTTCGCGCCGTGCGCGCGTTCGCTCCGCCCGGTTTCATCGTCGGAGCGTCCGTGGGATGCGACAAAGAGGTGCCGAACGCGGTGGGCGCGGATTATGTGGGGATCGGACCGGTATTCGGCACCGGCTCGAAGAGCGATGCGGGCAAGACGATTGGAGTTGAGGAGTTCGCGCGGCTTGCGGCGCTGGTGGGTTTGCCCGCTGTCGCAATCGGCGGTGTAGATGCGGCGAATGCGCGGCTCGTGATGGATGCGGGCGCCGCGGGGGTGGCGGCGATTGCTGCGGTCTTCGGGGTCAGCGATCCGATGCTTGCCGCACAGGAGCTGATCACGGTGATCGGGGGCTGTGATACTGAGATTGGCGGCTAG
- a CDS encoding HD domain-containing phosphohydrolase: MLRYAPFLVGAAAGALYARERRALNRVERLGAAALETLLDAIDANNAVTGAHVRRVADYALILADAADLDEREQNSIERVALFHDIGKIDGALSDIVDETTALTPKERKAVMTHPRRGAEVLAPLAGFYPDLPEGVLAHHERWDGNGYPRGLRGCRIPLAARVVAIADTFDAVTHARPYSRALSRSMGLEIIGAGRGKQFDPDLVDLFLSPPVVEAVEESMRKSHAPRKAGGKRRAGRRSGNAPDINFRWRSAGPARR; the protein is encoded by the coding sequence ATGCTCCGTTACGCTCCTTTTCTGGTGGGCGCCGCTGCCGGCGCTCTCTATGCCCGCGAGCGCCGCGCCCTCAACCGGGTCGAGCGGCTCGGCGCCGCCGCGCTCGAGACATTGCTTGACGCGATAGACGCCAATAACGCGGTTACCGGTGCCCACGTGCGCAGAGTCGCGGATTATGCGCTGATCCTCGCCGACGCCGCCGATCTCGATGAGCGCGAGCAGAACAGTATCGAGCGCGTCGCGCTGTTCCACGATATCGGCAAGATTGACGGCGCGCTGTCGGACATCGTCGACGAGACGACGGCGCTGACGCCGAAGGAGAGGAAGGCGGTGATGACTCATCCACGTCGCGGCGCCGAGGTGCTCGCTCCCCTGGCGGGATTCTATCCGGATCTGCCGGAGGGCGTGCTGGCGCACCACGAGCGGTGGGATGGCAACGGATATCCCCGCGGACTGCGCGGCTGCAGAATCCCGCTCGCGGCACGAGTCGTCGCCATCGCCGACACGTTCGATGCTGTGACGCATGCCCGGCCGTACAGCCGCGCGCTCTCGCGCAGCATGGGACTCGAGATAATCGGCGCGGGACGGGGCAAACAATTCGATCCCGACCTCGTGGACCTGTTCCTCAGCCCGCCGGTGGTGGAGGCGGTCGAGGAGTCCATGCGAAAGTCTCATGCACCGCGAAAGGCCGGCGGCAAGCGCCGTGCCGGTCGGCGCTCGGGGAACGCACCTGATATCAATTTCCGGTGGCGGAGCGCAGGTCCGGCGCGCCGCTAG
- a CDS encoding class I SAM-dependent rRNA methyltransferase encodes MRNAARVTTKGLRRWESGHPWIYRSDVAERPDSDAGVVLVRDSRNRPLGWALWSPRSEISLRFIESNTDIEITGEWWRDRIERAASRRVGLDTVTNAYRVVHGEADGLPSLVVDRYDRWAVVQLMSAGLEAFRAEIVDAILHVTRVDGILARNDAALRGKEGLARETVLLHGDVPREIEVDEYGVRYAAAPWTGQKTGAFLDQRENRRLAGEVARGMALDCFSYHGSFALHLARNADHVTALDSSSQAIERAKQNAALNGIENIDFVETDAFDFLKEKEDDDARFDTIVLDPPAFAKTRSSIPAALRGYKDINMRAMRLLSSGGMLFTASCSFHIGKALFLEMLESAAADSGRRIALREMRGQPSDHPEVLTIPETGYIKGALLQALD; translated from the coding sequence ATGCGAAACGCGGCGAGGGTCACGACGAAAGGGCTGCGTCGATGGGAATCGGGCCACCCGTGGATCTACCGCAGCGACGTGGCAGAGCGTCCGGATTCCGACGCGGGCGTCGTACTGGTGAGAGACAGCAGGAACAGGCCGCTTGGCTGGGCACTATGGAGCCCGCGCTCGGAGATCTCGCTCCGATTCATCGAATCCAATACCGACATCGAGATAACGGGCGAGTGGTGGCGCGACCGCATCGAGCGCGCCGCGAGCAGACGCGTGGGGCTCGACACCGTGACCAACGCATATCGCGTCGTGCATGGCGAAGCCGATGGCCTGCCGTCGCTGGTGGTAGACCGGTACGACCGATGGGCGGTGGTGCAGCTGATGAGCGCCGGGCTCGAGGCGTTCAGGGCGGAAATCGTGGATGCAATTCTTCACGTCACGCGCGTGGACGGCATACTCGCCCGCAACGATGCTGCGCTGAGGGGAAAGGAAGGGCTTGCGCGAGAGACGGTTCTCCTGCACGGCGACGTTCCGCGCGAGATCGAAGTGGACGAATACGGTGTGCGATACGCGGCCGCGCCGTGGACGGGGCAGAAGACGGGCGCATTCCTCGACCAGAGAGAGAACCGGCGTCTCGCCGGAGAAGTCGCGCGCGGAATGGCGCTTGACTGCTTCAGCTACCACGGATCGTTCGCTCTGCATCTTGCCCGCAACGCCGACCACGTGACCGCGCTCGATTCATCGAGCCAGGCAATCGAGCGCGCGAAGCAGAATGCGGCACTCAACGGAATCGAGAACATAGACTTCGTGGAGACCGACGCCTTCGATTTCCTGAAGGAGAAGGAAGACGACGACGCGCGGTTCGATACGATCGTCCTCGACCCGCCGGCGTTCGCCAAGACGCGGAGCTCGATCCCCGCCGCGCTCCGTGGCTACAAGGACATCAACATGCGCGCGATGCGACTGCTCTCGTCAGGTGGAATGCTGTTCACCGCGAGCTGCAGCTTTCACATCGGCAAGGCGCTCTTCCTCGAGATGCTCGAATCCGCGGCGGCCGACAGCGGGCGCAGGATCGCGCTGCGGGAGATGCGCGGCCAGCCATCGGACCATCCGGAGGTGCTGACGATCCCGGAGACCGGCTACATCAAGGGCGCGCTGCTTCAGGCACTCGACTGA
- the mutM gene encoding bifunctional DNA-formamidopyrimidine glycosylase/DNA-(apurinic or apyrimidinic site) lyase — protein MPELPEVEEAMQRLRTAVEGKTIAKAIALHPALKRQFSDATARRLRQQRIVRVERRGKHQLIHLANGSILHAHFRMNGDWLLSRSDEPLDRFTRAAIDLTDGTRVELHDSRALSALSLHPKGQNPLPPLGAEANDPSLDGAHLRRALASRRGPIKPTLMDQKVIAGLGNIYAAEALWRARISPRAVANTISPARLERLAEAIHSVLRPEQRPPGRYTDTENRGRFQVYDREDEACSRCGTKIRRIPQAGRSTCYCPKCQRS, from the coding sequence ATGCCCGAGCTACCTGAAGTCGAAGAAGCGATGCAGCGACTGCGAACAGCCGTCGAAGGCAAGACAATCGCGAAGGCGATCGCGCTGCATCCCGCGCTCAAGCGACAGTTCTCCGACGCGACCGCGCGACGATTGCGTCAGCAGCGCATCGTACGAGTCGAGCGCCGGGGAAAGCATCAGCTCATTCATCTCGCGAACGGCTCGATCCTTCACGCGCACTTCAGGATGAATGGCGACTGGCTGCTGAGCCGGTCCGATGAGCCGCTCGACAGATTCACCCGCGCGGCGATCGATCTGACCGATGGAACTCGAGTCGAGCTCCACGACAGCCGCGCGCTCTCGGCATTGTCGCTGCATCCGAAGGGCCAGAATCCTCTGCCGCCGCTCGGCGCGGAGGCGAACGATCCGTCACTCGACGGGGCGCATCTGCGGCGAGCGCTGGCCTCGCGGCGCGGTCCCATCAAGCCAACGCTGATGGATCAGAAGGTGATTGCGGGTCTCGGGAACATCTACGCCGCCGAAGCGCTGTGGCGCGCGCGGATCAGTCCGCGTGCTGTCGCGAACACAATCAGTCCCGCGCGTCTCGAACGGCTCGCCGAGGCGATTCATTCAGTGCTTCGCCCTGAGCAGCGGCCGCCAGGCCGTTACACCGACACCGAAAATCGCGGCCGCTTCCAGGTTTACGACCGCGAAGACGAGGCCTGCTCCAGATGCGGCACGAAGATCAGGCGCATTCCGCAGGCTGGGCGGTCAACCTGCTACTGTCCGAAGTGCCAGCGATCGTGA
- a CDS encoding ATP-grasp domain-containing protein, translating into MNVVLLHTKDALEPPVDPVLEQLEEALRAGGHECRRLSVDDKVEPLVAALTSDRPDLVFNIAESFAGKSALESNVAALLNLLDLRYTGSSPAGLIMAGDKTLTKKVLTFHGILTARFATVFRGAVDWAGDISFPLILKPPQEDASLGITQKSIVNDVQELLKTISSLQEEYKGPVLAEEFIDGREFYVGLLGNSDVKALPIMELDFSGYPKGRPKIASWEAKWGDDGDEKGAEFEGTRAVFPTDLSADLAERIQKVAVGSFQALRLRDYARVDLRVNDKEEIYVIEVNPNCYLEQHAEFTTAAAKDEMEFPALIHRIVELASARYSR; encoded by the coding sequence ATGAACGTCGTGCTGCTGCATACGAAGGATGCTCTCGAGCCGCCAGTGGACCCGGTGCTCGAACAACTGGAGGAAGCGCTGCGGGCCGGTGGACACGAATGCCGGCGATTGTCGGTGGACGACAAGGTCGAGCCGCTGGTGGCGGCACTCACGAGCGACCGGCCCGATCTCGTATTCAACATCGCCGAGTCTTTCGCGGGAAAAAGCGCGCTCGAGTCGAACGTTGCGGCGCTGCTCAATCTTCTCGACCTGCGGTACACTGGATCGAGCCCGGCGGGATTGATCATGGCGGGCGACAAGACACTCACCAAGAAGGTTCTCACTTTTCATGGCATTCTCACTGCACGGTTCGCCACCGTTTTCCGCGGTGCGGTGGATTGGGCGGGTGACATCAGCTTTCCGCTGATCCTCAAGCCGCCGCAGGAGGACGCGTCGCTCGGCATCACGCAGAAGTCCATCGTCAACGACGTACAGGAGCTGCTCAAGACGATCAGCTCGCTTCAGGAGGAATACAAGGGCCCGGTGCTGGCCGAAGAGTTCATTGACGGGCGCGAGTTCTACGTGGGCTTGCTCGGGAACAGCGATGTGAAAGCGCTGCCGATCATGGAGCTCGATTTCTCGGGTTATCCGAAAGGACGGCCGAAGATCGCGAGCTGGGAGGCCAAGTGGGGCGATGACGGCGACGAGAAGGGAGCGGAGTTCGAAGGGACCAGGGCGGTCTTTCCGACGGACCTCAGCGCGGATCTCGCGGAGCGGATACAGAAGGTCGCGGTGGGCTCATTCCAGGCGCTGCGGCTCCGCGATTATGCCCGCGTGGACCTGCGCGTGAACGACAAGGAAGAGATCTACGTGATAGAGGTGAATCCCAACTGCTATCTGGAGCAGCACGCGGAGTTTACCACCGCGGCAGCAAAGGATGAAATGGAGTTTCCGGCTCTGATCCATCGGATAGTGGAGCTGGCGAGCGCGCGCTACTCCCGGTGA
- the tdh gene encoding L-threonine 3-dehydrogenase, with product MKALVKESAGPGFVMRDVPEPRIRDDEVLIRVRRAGVCGTDVHIYDWDDWAKGRCKPPFVVGHEFAGDVVAVGRLVTDVNEGDRVTAEGHIVDGRCLLCRTGNAHVCPHTKIIGVDRDGCFAEYIAMPATNVWHLDDAISYDIGGIHDPMGNAFHTALTADIPGATVLITGCGPIGIFAVGICRAAGASRVIASDVNPKRLELAKAMGAHDVVTPQQAEAVVKAHTDGLGVDVVLEMSGAPAAIHQALALVRVGGRVQMLGIPSKPIELDLPKEVIFKGITIYGVVGRRMYDTWHQMTRFLRAGEFDPAPVITHRFPMSEADAAIQAIKSGDAGKVIFEIA from the coding sequence GTGAAAGCACTGGTGAAGGAATCCGCGGGGCCCGGCTTCGTGATGCGCGACGTGCCCGAGCCGCGAATAAGAGACGATGAAGTTCTAATTCGCGTTCGCCGCGCCGGAGTGTGCGGCACCGACGTGCACATCTACGACTGGGACGACTGGGCGAAGGGACGCTGCAAGCCGCCGTTCGTCGTCGGACACGAATTCGCTGGAGACGTAGTCGCGGTGGGACGTCTCGTGACCGACGTGAACGAGGGCGACCGCGTGACCGCCGAGGGCCACATCGTGGATGGCCGCTGTCTTCTGTGCCGCACGGGCAACGCTCACGTATGCCCGCACACGAAGATCATCGGCGTGGATCGCGACGGCTGCTTCGCCGAGTACATCGCGATGCCCGCCACAAACGTATGGCACCTCGATGACGCCATCAGTTACGACATCGGCGGCATCCACGATCCCATGGGCAACGCGTTCCACACTGCACTGACCGCGGATATCCCAGGCGCAACGGTGCTCATCACCGGATGTGGCCCGATCGGCATTTTCGCGGTGGGAATCTGCCGCGCGGCCGGCGCGTCCCGCGTGATAGCTTCCGACGTAAACCCGAAGCGGCTCGAGCTGGCGAAGGCGATGGGCGCGCACGATGTCGTCACGCCGCAACAGGCGGAGGCGGTGGTGAAGGCCCACACCGACGGGCTTGGCGTTGATGTCGTGCTCGAGATGTCCGGCGCGCCCGCGGCGATACATCAGGCGCTTGCGCTGGTGCGCGTCGGCGGCCGGGTGCAGATGCTCGGAATACCGTCGAAGCCGATCGAGCTGGACCTGCCGAAGGAAGTGATCTTCAAAGGCATCACTATCTACGGAGTGGTCGGTCGCCGCATGTACGACACATGGCATCAGATGACCCGCTTCCTGCGCGCCGGCGAGTTCGACCCGGCACCGGTGATCACGCACCGGTTCCCGATGTCCGAGGCAGACGCCGCCATCCAGGCGATCAAGTCGGGCGACGCGGGCAAGGTCATCTTCGAAATCGCATAA
- a CDS encoding glycine C-acetyltransferase, giving the protein MALNRRFDDELKAGIGQLKTDRVYKRLNYLDSPQSARVKMEGHGEVLIFSSNNYLGLCDEPSVIRAGVEGLERYGAGTGSVRFICGTFTIHRELESAIAALVGTEASLSYVSAWNANEGLTASIVEQGDFVVSDALNHASIIDSLRLAKAITRCTTGVYAHSDMADLTAKLESARDARRRVVWTDGVFSMEGSIANLPDILEIARKHDAIVVMDDSHATGVLGKHGRGTAEHYGVVGEVDVITSTLGKALGGAAGGFVAGPASLCDMLTQRSRPQLFSNALPPTVAASALASIEFLNAHPQRVRKLRENTNYFREQITEAGFKPLPGETPIIPIIVGETATAIRMSDMLLEEGVFVTGFGFPVVPHGQARVRCQLSAAHSSDDIDEAIAAFRSVGGKLGII; this is encoded by the coding sequence GTGGCACTGAACAGAAGATTCGACGACGAGCTGAAGGCGGGCATCGGGCAGCTCAAGACCGACCGCGTGTACAAGCGCCTCAACTATCTCGATTCGCCGCAGTCCGCCCGCGTGAAGATGGAAGGACACGGAGAAGTCCTCATCTTCTCGTCGAACAATTATCTGGGTCTCTGTGACGAGCCGTCGGTGATACGGGCGGGGGTCGAAGGACTCGAGCGTTACGGCGCCGGCACTGGAAGCGTGCGCTTCATCTGCGGGACGTTCACGATTCACCGCGAACTGGAGAGTGCGATCGCCGCTCTCGTCGGCACCGAGGCGTCGCTTTCATACGTCTCGGCGTGGAACGCCAACGAAGGCCTTACCGCGTCAATTGTCGAGCAGGGTGACTTCGTCGTCTCCGACGCGCTGAACCACGCGTCCATCATTGACTCGCTCCGTCTCGCCAAGGCCATCACCAGGTGCACGACGGGAGTCTATGCGCACTCGGACATGGCCGACCTCACCGCAAAGCTGGAGAGCGCGCGCGACGCCAGGCGGCGAGTCGTATGGACCGACGGCGTGTTCTCGATGGAGGGGAGCATTGCGAACCTTCCGGATATTCTGGAGATCGCGCGCAAGCACGACGCGATCGTGGTGATGGACGACTCGCACGCGACGGGCGTGCTTGGCAAGCACGGGCGCGGCACGGCCGAGCATTACGGAGTGGTGGGCGAGGTGGATGTGATCACGTCAACGCTTGGCAAGGCGTTGGGCGGAGCTGCCGGTGGATTCGTGGCGGGACCGGCGTCGCTCTGCGACATGCTGACGCAAAGGTCGCGACCACAATTGTTTTCCAATGCGCTCCCGCCGACCGTCGCGGCAAGTGCGCTCGCGTCCATCGAGTTCCTGAACGCGCACCCCCAGCGCGTAAGGAAACTCAGGGAGAACACCAACTACTTCCGCGAGCAGATCACGGAAGCGGGGTTCAAACCTCTGCCCGGGGAGACCCCGATCATTCCCATAATCGTCGGAGAGACGGCCACCGCCATCCGCATGAGTGACATGTTGCTGGAGGAAGGCGTCTTTGTTACGGGATTCGGGTTTCCGGTGGTCCCGCACGGCCAGGCGCGCGTCCGTTGCCAGCTGAGTGCGGCCCATTCGAGCGACGACATTGACGAGGCGATTGCCGCGTTCAGGAGCGTCGGAGGGAAGCTCGGAATAATCTGA
- a CDS encoding DNA-3-methyladenine glycosylase, whose translation MGRILPRAFYDRETEIVAREMLGMILECRTPDGTASGIIVETEAYVGEHDPACHAAAGLTGRTEPLYGRPGLAYVYFIYGVHWCFNAVTRAEGLPSAVLVRALEPVTGLELMHQRRGPRVHGVNLTNGPGKLCAALGINGSMNGLSLQRDSLVLREGRGVVADQIETTPRIGITKAADWPLRYFLRDNAWVSGVSKQSSRRSEAA comes from the coding sequence ATGGGTCGCATACTTCCGCGGGCATTCTACGATCGTGAAACCGAGATCGTCGCGCGCGAGATGCTCGGCATGATCCTCGAGTGCCGCACGCCCGATGGCACGGCGAGCGGCATCATCGTCGAGACCGAGGCGTACGTAGGCGAGCACGATCCCGCCTGTCACGCCGCCGCCGGCCTCACGGGGCGCACAGAGCCCCTCTACGGCCGCCCGGGACTCGCTTACGTGTATTTCATCTACGGCGTGCACTGGTGCTTCAATGCCGTCACCCGTGCCGAGGGCCTGCCGAGCGCCGTCCTTGTCCGCGCGCTGGAGCCGGTGACCGGATTGGAGCTGATGCACCAGCGCCGCGGCCCGCGCGTGCACGGCGTGAATCTCACCAACGGCCCGGGAAAACTCTGCGCCGCGCTCGGCATCAACGGCAGCATGAATGGATTGTCTCTTCAGCGCGACTCATTGGTGCTGCGCGAGGGCCGCGGCGTCGTGGCGGATCAAATCGAGACGACGCCGAGGATCGGAATCACCAAAGCGGCAGACTGGCCGCTGCGTTACTTCCTGCGGGACAACGCGTGGGTCTCCGGCGTCTCGAAGCAGAGCTCGCGCCGGTCGGAGGCCGCGTGA
- a CDS encoding NYN domain-containing protein gives MSFRPSRIAPPGPRRPIAPIHRGPQAVSQSVSGTHQVTQQIHHAPNAALLIDFDNVTMGIRSDLQTELKNLLASDIIKGKVSVQRAYADWRRYPQYIVPLAESSIDMIMAPAYGSAKKNATDIRLAIDALELVFVRPEIGTFILLSGDSDFSSLVIKLKEYGKYVIGVGIRESSSDLLVMNCDEYYSYTALAGLVRSGEEEVVKHDPWELVSEAVQRMKRNGDVMRADRLKQVMQQIDSSFDEKNVGKAKFSLFVSEAAKRGLLTVTKLENGQLEVDVPRAGSSGLPAGQGTPAAPAASGVAAAAPAAEEGDDQDRARRGRRGGRGRGREDRGSRETKPDAAAAPAAPQETVAAAEPKLRTAAPAPQPAARRAAPAVAADGIGASGLRLTRDEAFDLVRRAVASAATGDKVAPAAKVRSAARSLLGRDSESLSERNFLRILHDAHDADVVDLRRRGADYEVAASVAAPTVELQLEAAATANAPAPKPFVPAPRGMGARGSGRGLMGAKAGPPANLLDVGVVGPRVVAPSAPAPTAAPTNTAKPAADAEAVAIVEEASTPSTAKTGRPVRKRAGAAKKAAAAKQPSAKATAGHTKTSGEAAAPVKRARTARKKTAAKSAAGSSDT, from the coding sequence ATGTCATTTCGTCCTTCCCGGATCGCGCCGCCTGGGCCGCGCCGTCCGATCGCCCCGATTCATCGCGGGCCTCAGGCAGTATCCCAGTCAGTTTCAGGAACGCACCAGGTAACCCAACAGATTCACCACGCGCCCAACGCCGCGCTTCTCATCGACTTCGATAACGTAACGATGGGAATCCGCTCCGACCTCCAGACGGAGCTGAAGAATCTCCTCGCCTCGGACATCATCAAGGGCAAGGTCTCCGTCCAGCGGGCGTACGCGGACTGGCGCCGATATCCGCAATACATCGTGCCGCTCGCCGAGTCCTCCATAGACATGATCATGGCCCCGGCGTACGGCTCGGCGAAGAAGAACGCCACGGACATCCGTCTCGCCATAGACGCCCTCGAGCTCGTCTTCGTCCGCCCCGAGATCGGGACATTCATCCTTCTCTCCGGCGACTCCGACTTCTCGAGCCTCGTCATCAAGCTCAAGGAATACGGCAAGTACGTCATCGGCGTCGGCATCCGCGAGTCGTCGAGCGATCTGCTGGTGATGAACTGCGATGAGTACTACTCGTACACCGCGCTGGCCGGACTCGTGAGGTCGGGCGAGGAGGAAGTGGTCAAGCACGATCCCTGGGAGCTCGTCAGCGAAGCCGTTCAGCGCATGAAGCGCAACGGCGACGTCATGCGCGCCGATCGCCTCAAGCAGGTGATGCAGCAAATAGACAGCTCGTTCGACGAGAAGAACGTCGGCAAGGCAAAGTTTTCCCTGTTTGTCTCCGAGGCGGCGAAGCGTGGACTCCTCACGGTCACCAAGCTCGAGAATGGACAGCTCGAGGTTGACGTTCCGCGTGCCGGCTCAAGTGGTCTTCCGGCCGGACAGGGCACTCCCGCCGCGCCTGCAGCATCGGGAGTGGCTGCTGCCGCTCCCGCCGCCGAGGAAGGCGATGATCAGGATCGTGCCCGTCGCGGGCGTCGTGGTGGACGCGGACGCGGTCGTGAGGATCGCGGATCGCGGGAGACGAAACCCGATGCGGCCGCGGCTCCGGCAGCTCCGCAGGAGACCGTCGCGGCAGCCGAGCCCAAGTTGCGTACGGCCGCGCCTGCTCCGCAGCCGGCAGCCAGGCGTGCGGCGCCAGCCGTCGCTGCCGATGGGATCGGTGCCAGCGGTCTTCGTCTTACGCGCGATGAGGCGTTCGATCTCGTGCGCCGCGCCGTCGCTTCGGCGGCAACCGGCGACAAGGTCGCACCAGCGGCGAAGGTTCGCAGCGCGGCGAGATCGCTTCTCGGTCGCGACAGCGAAAGCCTGAGCGAGCGCAACTTCCTGCGCATTCTTCACGATGCGCATGACGCCGATGTGGTGGATCTCCGCCGCAGAGGCGCCGACTACGAAGTTGCCGCGTCGGTTGCCGCACCGACCGTCGAGCTACAACTCGAGGCGGCGGCAACCGCCAACGCTCCGGCGCCGAAACCCTTCGTTCCTGCTCCTCGCGGAATGGGTGCTCGTGGAAGCGGTCGCGGACTGATGGGTGCCAAGGCGGGCCCTCCGGCGAATCTGCTCGATGTCGGTGTAGTCGGTCCGAGGGTCGTCGCTCCATCAGCGCCCGCTCCGACTGCCGCTCCGACCAACACGGCCAAGCCTGCAGCGGACGCCGAAGCAGTCGCGATCGTCGAAGAGGCTTCGACGCCATCAACGGCGAAAACCGGCCGTCCCGTTCGCAAGCGCGCAGGCGCTGCGAAGAAGGCAGCAGCGGCGAAGCAGCCGTCCGCGAAGGCGACAGCGGGGCACACGAAGACCAGCGGCGAAGCTGCCGCCCCCGTAAAGCGCGCGCGCACCGCACGCAAGAAGACCGCGGCGAAGTCGGCCGCGGGCTCTTCGGATACCTAG
- a CDS encoding HAMP domain-containing sensor histidine kinase, whose product MKQLRYRTRLIVILSLFAIVPAALLTILWSGTVSSAISLVGGRGAWESVAASGQRAIAAVRTAPLTPAQRQLVDVHQRELNASLEQARRYSFLAGRSVRIVVVIGLIALVAFGFAATRAAGHLSRQMGRPLDEIVGWTARIGRGEPLPPREAKVARGAPEFATLRERMRDMSAAIDAGRKRAAEAERLKAYRESARRVAHELKNLLTPIRFAMDRLRRDAPSELHETVEVLAIESKRLERIARAFAEFGRLPDGPSAEVDIAELVRYSAASAVPPGIDVEVNADDNLPRVMGHHDALAAALSNVILNAVDTCDGSGRIVVGATNAMLDGRPAVRIEVSDDGAGIAPDDLERIWDPYVTHKPGGTGLGLAIARQAVLAHDGTVEASSTLGEGTRIRFILPAMAGSDNGSSQNGS is encoded by the coding sequence ATGAAGCAACTCCGGTACCGTACGCGACTCATCGTCATCCTGTCGCTTTTTGCGATCGTGCCCGCCGCCCTGCTCACGATTCTATGGAGTGGAACGGTGAGCAGCGCGATCTCCCTGGTCGGCGGGCGCGGGGCATGGGAAAGCGTCGCGGCAAGCGGGCAGCGGGCGATCGCGGCGGTGCGCACGGCGCCGCTGACGCCTGCGCAACGTCAGCTCGTGGACGTTCATCAGCGTGAGCTGAACGCGTCGCTGGAGCAAGCCCGCCGGTACAGCTTCCTCGCGGGACGGTCGGTGAGAATAGTAGTGGTCATCGGTCTCATCGCGCTTGTTGCCTTCGGATTCGCGGCGACTCGCGCGGCCGGCCACCTGAGTCGGCAGATGGGCCGCCCATTGGATGAGATCGTGGGATGGACAGCCCGCATCGGTCGAGGCGAGCCGCTCCCCCCGCGAGAGGCGAAAGTGGCGCGCGGCGCTCCCGAGTTCGCGACGCTTCGCGAGCGCATGCGCGACATGTCCGCGGCGATCGATGCCGGCCGGAAGCGCGCTGCGGAGGCGGAGCGACTCAAGGCGTATCGCGAAAGCGCGCGGCGCGTCGCGCACGAACTCAAGAATCTGCTCACTCCGATCCGGTTCGCTATGGACCGACTGCGCCGCGATGCGCCGTCGGAGTTGCACGAGACCGTGGAGGTGCTCGCCATCGAATCGAAGCGACTCGAGCGCATCGCGCGCGCGTTCGCCGAGTTCGGAAGACTTCCAGACGGCCCGTCGGCGGAAGTGGATATCGCCGAGCTGGTGCGGTACTCCGCTGCGTCGGCCGTCCCTCCGGGGATCGACGTGGAGGTGAACGCCGACGACAACCTGCCGCGCGTGATGGGACATCACGACGCTCTCGCCGCGGCGCTTTCCAATGTGATTCTCAATGCAGTGGACACGTGCGACGGAAGTGGACGCATCGTCGTCGGTGCGACGAATGCCATGCTTGACGGAAGGCCGGCGGTGCGGATCGAGGTGAGCGACGACGGTGCCGGCATCGCGCCCGATGACCTCGAGCGCATATGGGACCCCTACGTGACGCACAAGCCGGGTGGCACGGGCCTGGGGCTCGCGATTGCGCGACAGGCCGTCCTCGCCCATGATGGAACCGTCGAGGCCTCGAGTACGTTGGGAGAGGGTACGCGGATACGATTCATCCTTCCAGCGATGGCCGGATCAGACAACGGGAGTTCGCAAAATGGGTCCTGA